In Janthinobacterium lividum, the genomic stretch ATGTCAACCGTGACTAACACACAAAACGCATCAGGGCAGCCGACCCTCCCCAGAAATAAGAAGAGAGAAGCTATTCCAGCCCTCACCGGATATGACTACCAAGTATGGGTAGCAATGAGTCAGTGGTTCGATCTTTCTGATAATGCCGTGCTCTTCATGGAAGGCGCTGAGGACTTGGATAACGTCGAAGAGCACTCCGCCGAAACAGTACAAATTAGGCATACTCAGGCAAAAATTTCCTTAAATACCTCCTATGCAAGAGAGGCAATAGTAAATTTTTGGAATTTATTGCAACGAGAGCAACATGGCCGTGATATCAAATACCTTTATCTGACTACGTCTGAAGTTACCCTTGAGAATAATGCAAATTTTGGCGGAATTAGTGGAATAAATTTTTGGGATACAGCCAAACATAATCAAGAGCACGCATTACACCTTGCGAAATATTTGGCTATGGGAATTTCCGCACCCCAATCGTTGCTGGAATTTTTAAAATCAGAAGATCCTCAACAACTTCAGTCAAAATTATTTTTGAGGTTTACATGGCTAACCAGTCAGCCCGGCATTGATATCGTTAGCGAAATCGTTTTAGATAAAATTCAAATAGCTCTAAAGAAAATTTATGAGCATGATTATCCAAAAGCAAGTCTGGAACAAATCCGCGCACAACTTCACGGCTATTGTTGGGAACAACTTCGAAAAAATGACTTGTCAGAACGAATACTTACAAAAAAATCACTTTTAACTGAGTTGCAAAAAGCTGCAACTATCACTGTAACTCTCCCCTTACACGCATCCGCATCTATTCTCGGGATGGCGACCCATCTAAACCTACACGGCAGTGCACTAACTATTGCCATGCTGGTTGAATCCGTGCCTATCCTTCCTGCGCCTACGTTACTCCGAAAAAGCCTCACCGCGTCCGTCAAATCAAAACTAGACGCATACATCCCGGTATTGCTAACTGGCACTGTCCACCAAGGCAAAACTACAATCGCGAGCATCGTTGCAAATGCACTCGATCGGAATGCTTTCTGGGTTGATTTAGCTGATCGTCCCGCCGGACAGATTCGTGAAATTTTCAATTTCTTTTCGCTATTCATTGAGAAGCCAGACTTCCCGAATCTTATAGTTTTTGATGATATAAACACCAACCCAAGTCAGCAAGCAATCTACTCGCGTGCTCTACAAAAACTAATATTCAAAGCTAACAATCTTGGAAAATCACTTCTTCTAACCGCGCGCGGCAGTTCGGAAGCGGTAGATGCGCAGTTCAACGCACTCAACGCTGAGACGGTGGAAGTAAAATCAATGTCACTCAAAGACATTGAAGTAGAAGCAATCGAGTTAGGTTGTGACGCCTCGCGTGCCACGCAATGGGGCGCTATAGTTGAAATGCAAACATCAGGCCACGCAAAGTTAGTACAAGTTCGATTGAACGAGCTTTGTGTTAAGGGATGGCTTCAACCCACAGCTGACGATTTTTTGGGAACCTCACAGGCTTTGCAAAACGAAAGATATATTGCAAGAGCATTACTATCGGAGTCACTTAATGCGAATGGAGATGAGGTAGAGTTTGTCTATACTGCGGCCGAGTTGAACTTCTCTCCATCAAGGACAATACTATTAAATCTTGGAGATTTATTTCCAGGTATCTCATCAGCCGGTGATTTAGTTTCCCGCCTTGAAGGTAAATGGCTAGAGGCAGCAACCGGTGGTCGGCTTCGAGTAACACCACTCATAAAAGCTGAAGCAGGAGTTAATTGGAGTGAGGGAAAATTTCGCCTTGCTCATAAGAGATTATTTGACGCCATATCTCAGCAAAATAGCATAACCCCAATAGAGGGTTCCGGCCTTATATTTCATGGATATATTTGCAAGGATGGCGAGCGATTAACCCAAGCAGTCGTTAATACGCTTGCAATCAAAGATTCTAGTTTGAAAGTGTTAGTTTTTCGTAATTTAACTTGGCTTTCTAGCATAGGTCATGAGATTGGAAAAAGTATATTTCCAGAACAAAAGCTGGCCGCTCTGTTTCTCCGAAATTTGCAATTTCAGATGGCTGCGCATGAGGAAAACGAGAATATTGAAAAAATCCTCTCTCTTTGGTGGTATGAGTTAGAATCCTCTATTGAGGAACTACAGGTGCGAATGTCGCAAATACTTCACGTGACGGTGTTGACTGCACAAATACATGTTCCAATGAAATTGGTGGCAAAAAGTGCAAAGCTATTTGAAAATGGCGATTCTCCCATTAGTTTAGATATAAAATCAAACCTCCTCAGCGACAAAAATTTTGGTGAAATCCCAAATGACAGCACGCCTTTTCAGATTTTTTTAGCCTTGAAACAAAATATCTCTACCAGTATAGAAACATTTGTCGACTTGGTATCATGGCTTGAAGTGGAAGAAGATACGCTTGTATTGCAATTCGACGAAATCATTGGATGGCCAATTTCACAGCATTGCGGAGCATTTGTTCACAGTGCTTGGGTTAATTACAGCAAAAAAAATGTAACTTGGGTAGATTTACTCGATGTGTTCTATTCGGCTTGGCAACTATCGAAAAACCGAGGTATGAGGAATTTCGGCATTGAGATAGCCAAAGCAATTTCTCTAATCGAATCAGAGTATAAAAATGAGCAGTTCATTGCGCTCCAAATTTTAGATGCTGCTACCAAAGACTTTGGTGCATCTGTTATCTTAGAAGAACAGCGTGCGAACTGTTATTTCCACAGCAAACAGTACGACAATGTGGTAATCGTATGGCGTAACATAGATATACTTTTTCAAAAAAAGGTCATAGACCCATTCGCCTATCGTCGAGCAGGTATTGCGGCAGCAGAGATTAAAAATTGGGAACAGGCAGCTGCGTATTTTGAGGCTGGAGCTCGATGCCTTCCCGTCGGCACTCCGCTACCAACCAGGAGCTCGTTGTACGCTGAGGCAGCTCTGGCACACAGTAAAGCGGGGTTACTCGATAAAGCTGTAGAACTGATGCGCCAGTGCGAAGAAGAACTTCCCCAAGCTGCGTCGCTTGACGGAGATGCGCGCTGGGAAGCAACCTTGCGAGTGTTAGCAGCCGCCGCAATTCAAATTCGTGGCGATGCTCCATCAACCCCGACAGGAGAATCCTTCACGCTAAAATCCGGATTTAGCAGCAACCCTGAATTAAATATGCAAAAGACTGATAAGCTGCAGAAATTTCGATTAGCGATTTTCAAGCTTGAAGTCCATACATCCTATCTATACGTGCATACGGAAAATAAAAATTCGCTATATCAAATCAAAACTTTATCTCTCATCAACCCGCAAATTACATTTTTAGCGACAAACAATATGCTGGTACTTCAGCTTAGGCAGGGTATCAAAGCTTCATATTTTGAATATCTTGCGAAATTCGTCGATGCATCTGAAGCTATGCGTTCGCAAAGTCCATACTCTACCCTCTCATACAGTGAGGAAAGTTTGGTTATTGGTCATCTCATCTTGCCGCTTCTATTAAAAAAAATCGAAATTCAAGATTTCATTAAACTGTGCAACTCTAAAGAAAACCTGATTGACACAAAAGCGTCCTCTGTAGCTCTTACAGAAGTTATGAAACAATTCAAAAAAACTCCGAAAATGGCGGGAGAGACTTTAGTGGACGAAAATGCAGCGCTTGCCACGCGTGCCGGGGCGGCAATGGTTATTCTTAAGAGCGGAGGGAGCCGAGCAGACGCATTAACTGCCGCCCAAGCGCTACTTGCATTAGTATCGATGCGTGCTATTATTGCCATGAAATCGAGCGATATAGAATTTCAACTTGCAGCTGAATTTATCGAATTTTGGCGCCCCGTAGTTCTTGCTCCGGCTCAACTAAAAAATCCCGATTGGACGGTGCCTGCATTAAACGAAGTCTTTCGGGATGTTAGGCGAAAAAAAGCGGGCCTAAAGCAACTGTTAAAGTGTGCGTCTGCTGCTTCTGGCGTAAATATAGATGGAATAATATCTAGTATTCCTGAACGAAACTAAGAACGCCTAGCAAAACGTCGTCCAGAGAAACAAACGGCCCCGAAGCTGGTCAAGCCCGCCTGACATCGTTTTCGGGAGCCCACCATGGCCAAAGCCCTTCTTCCTGACGACCTGTGGGCGCTGATTCAGCCTTTGCTACCTGCAGGAGCCTAGGTGCCCTGCCAGGCTCCTGGTGTGCGATCTCGTAGCAGCCGGATCCAACGACAAGATCGGGGCTGGCCTGTCTAGCCGCCCTGCCCTGCAGACACTCATGCCGCGCGCTAGCAAAAGCCGGCCGTCCCTAGCCATAGCTGCCGGCGAAGGATCGTTTATCCGATCGAGGCAGCAGCGGAGCGCCTGCTTTTACGCTCGATAGCGGCACAGTTGGCTACGATAAACTAGCCCGTCTTCTGCTTTGAGCGCTCGGCCAGATCGGGGACTTTGCGCGCTGGCGGTGGAGTTGCGATCACGGCTGACGCGACATGGCACCTGACGGTATCACGCCACAACAGAAGCTTGCCATGGTCGCTTAACCTCTACTTTTAGGGCGCTCTAAAAATGGGGGGGGGGATTACCTATAGACTTGCCAAAGGACCTCCGGCGAAGCTTCAACCATGTTTTGTTCTTTGTGCTAATAGCGAATATCTAAAGGGCTGTGATATGATTTTGGTCGGCTTGTATGGGCCCGCCAGTCCACCAACGGCAAACACACAGTGAAGTCCTTCACTTACCTTTTCCAACGCAGCTCTCGTTAAGGTGGACGCCGGGAAGCGCGCGTTTGGAGAAGTTGCATGAAAAAAAGTCCATACTCTGAGTTACTTGCTTGCCTCAAGAAACAAGCGATGCTCCTCGCTAATACCAACCAAGTTAGCTACATGAGGGCATTGGAAAGCTTAGTCCGTCAAAACAATATCGAAGATCTTCACAGGCTCCAGTGTCTTGTAAAATCTGAGGCCCTCACCTCAGCTATCGGTGCGGCCGAAATACTGCCTTGTCCAAGATTAATGCAAACGATCTATAGGATTCGTATCGGTAAAAGCACCTGGTCGCTGAGGGTGTCAAAGCATGGGCCAAATCTTTACATCGAGGATCGTCCATACTGTGAATTCGAAGATGATTCGCGCACCTCTGACCTAGGCCTATTCCAGGTTTTCGTCAGGGGTGTGAACATGCGTGATGGTCATGGGGACTACCCTAGGGATGGGTGGGTAGTGACCCGTTATGGCCACTATCGAGCACACACA encodes the following:
- a CDS encoding tetratricopeptide repeat protein codes for the protein MTNTQNASGQPTLPRNKKREAIPALTGYDYQVWVAMSQWFDLSDNAVLFMEGAEDLDNVEEHSAETVQIRHTQAKISLNTSYAREAIVNFWNLLQREQHGRDIKYLYLTTSEVTLENNANFGGISGINFWDTAKHNQEHALHLAKYLAMGISAPQSLLEFLKSEDPQQLQSKLFLRFTWLTSQPGIDIVSEIVLDKIQIALKKIYEHDYPKASLEQIRAQLHGYCWEQLRKNDLSERILTKKSLLTELQKAATITVTLPLHASASILGMATHLNLHGSALTIAMLVESVPILPAPTLLRKSLTASVKSKLDAYIPVLLTGTVHQGKTTIASIVANALDRNAFWVDLADRPAGQIREIFNFFSLFIEKPDFPNLIVFDDINTNPSQQAIYSRALQKLIFKANNLGKSLLLTARGSSEAVDAQFNALNAETVEVKSMSLKDIEVEAIELGCDASRATQWGAIVEMQTSGHAKLVQVRLNELCVKGWLQPTADDFLGTSQALQNERYIARALLSESLNANGDEVEFVYTAAELNFSPSRTILLNLGDLFPGISSAGDLVSRLEGKWLEAATGGRLRVTPLIKAEAGVNWSEGKFRLAHKRLFDAISQQNSITPIEGSGLIFHGYICKDGERLTQAVVNTLAIKDSSLKVLVFRNLTWLSSIGHEIGKSIFPEQKLAALFLRNLQFQMAAHEENENIEKILSLWWYELESSIEELQVRMSQILHVTVLTAQIHVPMKLVAKSAKLFENGDSPISLDIKSNLLSDKNFGEIPNDSTPFQIFLALKQNISTSIETFVDLVSWLEVEEDTLVLQFDEIIGWPISQHCGAFVHSAWVNYSKKNVTWVDLLDVFYSAWQLSKNRGMRNFGIEIAKAISLIESEYKNEQFIALQILDAATKDFGASVILEEQRANCYFHSKQYDNVVIVWRNIDILFQKKVIDPFAYRRAGIAAAEIKNWEQAAAYFEAGARCLPVGTPLPTRSSLYAEAALAHSKAGLLDKAVELMRQCEEELPQAASLDGDARWEATLRVLAAAAIQIRGDAPSTPTGESFTLKSGFSSNPELNMQKTDKLQKFRLAIFKLEVHTSYLYVHTENKNSLYQIKTLSLINPQITFLATNNMLVLQLRQGIKASYFEYLAKFVDASEAMRSQSPYSTLSYSEESLVIGHLILPLLLKKIEIQDFIKLCNSKENLIDTKASSVALTEVMKQFKKTPKMAGETLVDENAALATRAGAAMVILKSGGSRADALTAAQALLALVSMRAIIAMKSSDIEFQLAAEFIEFWRPVVLAPAQLKNPDWTVPALNEVFRDVRRKKAGLKQLLKCASAASGVNIDGIISSIPERN